Proteins encoded in a region of the Frondihabitans sp. 762G35 genome:
- a CDS encoding anti-sigma factor: MTHIDEETLAIVALDDAAALPAQREHLSSCPTCSADLDELRRTVALGRSSRGVDLDRPGPEVWGRIRDELGFEPVATTPVAAETAGVAELPAAPERAAAPELPAAPERAAALRPRRRSLRLALWLPITAAAAVLGVLGGIAGSGLLRDAVGTPGQKVVSEARLEALPGWPGAKGTATLERARDGALTLVVDMRPGTGTAPAGEPLREVWLMRSDLSGLVSVGLMDGTHGTFTVPVGVDVRRFPLVDVSAEPDDGDPTHSGASIMRGTLSSPVPS; encoded by the coding sequence ATGACACACATCGACGAGGAGACCCTCGCGATCGTCGCGCTCGACGACGCGGCGGCTCTGCCCGCCCAGCGCGAGCACCTGTCCTCCTGCCCCACGTGCTCCGCCGATCTGGACGAGCTGCGCCGCACGGTCGCGCTCGGACGGTCGTCCCGCGGAGTCGATCTCGACCGTCCCGGCCCCGAGGTCTGGGGCAGGATCCGCGACGAGCTCGGCTTCGAGCCCGTCGCGACGACGCCCGTCGCCGCCGAGACTGCTGGGGTCGCCGAGCTGCCCGCCGCGCCCGAGCGCGCCGCCGCGCCCGAGCTGCCCGCCGCGCCCGAGCGCGCCGCCGCGCTGCGTCCACGGCGCCGGTCGCTCCGCCTGGCGCTCTGGCTGCCGATCACGGCGGCGGCGGCCGTGCTCGGCGTTCTGGGCGGGATCGCCGGATCGGGGCTCCTGCGCGACGCCGTCGGCACACCCGGGCAGAAGGTCGTCTCCGAGGCCCGCCTCGAGGCCCTCCCCGGATGGCCGGGCGCGAAGGGCACCGCGACCCTCGAGAGGGCCCGTGACGGCGCTCTGACCCTCGTCGTCGACATGCGACCCGGCACCGGGACCGCCCCCGCGGGCGAGCCGCTCCGGGAGGTCTGGCTGATGCGCTCCGACCTGTCGGGGCTCGTGAGCGTGGGCCTGATGGACGGCACGCACGGGACCTTCACGGTCCCCGTCGGCGTCGACGTGCGGCGCTTCCCGCTCGTGGACGTCTCGGCCGAGCCGGACGACGGCGATCCGACGCACTCGGGCGCGTCGATCATGCGCGGGACGCTGTCGAGCCCCGTGCCGAGCTAG
- a CDS encoding RNA polymerase sigma factor, with product MTTTSPDDNRLFDAFGDGDERALEEAYTRWSPLVYTLALRALADVGEAEDVTQKVFVRAWRGRATFDADRGPLSAWLVGITRNCIADVHAERARRLRLEEAVAQEPPPAPDVGLDVAERLMVASELDRLDEVPRRVMHLAFYDDLTHTQIADTLGLPLGTVKSHIRRSLARLRTRLEVTE from the coding sequence GTGACCACGACCTCCCCGGACGACAATCGCCTGTTCGACGCCTTCGGCGACGGCGACGAGCGCGCTCTGGAAGAGGCGTACACGCGGTGGTCGCCCCTCGTCTACACCCTCGCTCTCCGCGCCCTCGCCGACGTGGGCGAGGCGGAGGACGTCACGCAGAAGGTCTTCGTCCGGGCCTGGCGCGGACGGGCGACGTTCGACGCCGACCGAGGTCCGCTGTCGGCCTGGCTCGTCGGGATCACCAGGAACTGCATCGCCGACGTCCACGCCGAGCGGGCGAGGAGACTCCGCCTCGAGGAGGCCGTCGCGCAGGAGCCGCCCCCCGCCCCCGACGTCGGGCTCGACGTCGCCGAGCGCCTCATGGTGGCCTCGGAGCTCGACCGCCTCGACGAGGTGCCCCGCCGGGTCATGCACCTGGCCTTCTATGACGACCTCACCCACACCCAGATCGCGGATACTCTCGGTTTGCCCCTCGGCACCGTGAAAAGTCACATCCGTCGAAGTCTGGCTCGGCTCCGAACACGACTGGAGGTGACCGAATGA
- the rhaI gene encoding L-rhamnose isomerase: protein MTTFADIAPVLERQAIELPSWAFGNSGTRFKVFGTAGTPRTAEEKIADAATVNDYTGLAPSVALHIPWDLVDDFSELRSHAEGLGVSLGTINSNTFQDDRYKFGSLAHSDRSVRQEAIDHHFRCIDVMDATGSRDLKIWLADGSNYPGQDSLRSRQDHLAESLAAIYDRLGDDQRLVLEYKFFEPAFYHTDVPDWGTSFAQVSALGPKAYTCLDTGHHAPGTNIEFIVMQLLRLGKLGSFDFNSRFYADDDLIVGAADPFQLFRILFEVVNGGGLDPDSPVAFMLDQCHNVEDKIPGQIRSVLNVQEMTARALLVDRVALTAAQEQHDVLGANGILMDAFYTDVRPALAEWRAARGLPADPMAAYLASGHQRKLAEERVGGKQLSWSA from the coding sequence ATGACCACCTTCGCCGACATCGCCCCCGTGCTGGAGCGACAGGCCATCGAGCTGCCCAGCTGGGCCTTCGGCAACTCCGGGACCCGCTTCAAGGTCTTCGGCACGGCGGGCACGCCCCGCACCGCGGAGGAGAAGATCGCCGACGCCGCCACCGTGAACGACTACACCGGGCTCGCGCCGTCGGTCGCGCTCCACATCCCGTGGGACCTGGTCGACGACTTCTCGGAGCTCCGCTCCCACGCGGAGGGCCTCGGCGTCAGCCTCGGGACGATCAACAGCAACACCTTCCAGGACGACCGGTACAAGTTCGGCAGCCTGGCGCATTCCGACCGGAGCGTCCGGCAGGAGGCGATCGACCACCACTTCCGCTGCATCGACGTCATGGACGCCACGGGCTCCCGCGACCTCAAGATCTGGCTGGCCGACGGCTCGAACTACCCGGGGCAGGATTCGCTCCGCTCGAGGCAGGACCACCTCGCGGAGTCCCTCGCCGCGATCTACGACCGCCTCGGCGACGACCAGCGACTCGTTCTCGAGTACAAGTTCTTCGAGCCGGCGTTCTATCACACCGACGTCCCCGACTGGGGGACGAGCTTTGCCCAGGTCTCGGCCCTCGGCCCCAAGGCGTACACCTGCCTCGACACCGGTCACCACGCTCCGGGCACCAACATCGAGTTCATCGTCATGCAGCTCCTGCGCCTCGGCAAACTCGGCTCGTTCGACTTCAACTCGCGCTTCTACGCCGACGACGACCTCATCGTGGGGGCGGCGGACCCGTTCCAGCTCTTCCGCATCCTGTTCGAGGTCGTCAACGGCGGCGGCCTCGATCCCGACTCGCCGGTCGCCTTCATGCTCGACCAGTGCCACAACGTCGAGGACAAGATCCCCGGTCAGATCCGCTCGGTCCTCAACGTGCAGGAGATGACGGCCCGCGCGCTCCTCGTCGACCGGGTCGCGCTGACGGCCGCGCAGGAGCAGCACGACGTCCTCGGCGCCAACGGCATCCTGATGGACGCCTTCTACACCGACGTCCGGCCGGCGCTCGCGGAGTGGCGTGCCGCCCGCGGCCTCCCCGCGGACCCCATGGCCGCCTATCTCGCCTCGGGCCACCAGCGGAAGCTGGCCGAGGAGCGCGTCGGTGGCAAGCAGCTGAGCTGGAGCGCCTGA
- a CDS encoding rhamnulokinase, giving the protein MTARSPGSSGSVAAVDLGATSGRVVVGHVGRDELRLQHVARFPNRPVAVPEEDGRLGLHWDLLGLWTAIGDGLGEAVRAAPALASIGIDSWAVDYGLLRSGRLVGMPYHYRDERTALGVRAAQESLSAKEAYRRTGLAHLPFNTLFQLVADREAGTLGLADRALLVPDLLGRWLTGVDATERTNASTTGLLSAVTRDWDPVLFERLGLPTSLFAPLVDPGTTIGGLLPELGRRIGVARAVPVTTVGSHDTASAVVGVPLVDEGSAYISSGTWSLVGVELDAPIVTEDARAANFTNEGGVDGRVRFLKNISGLWLLSESMRFWDDAATNDSARSSDLASLLAAAAEVAGPVAVFDAADDRFTPPGDIPGRIREWCVEHSVRPPETRAEVVRSILESLAAAYASTLDTAERLSGRRITTVHVVGGGSLNELLCRLTADRSGRTVLAGPVEATAIGNVLVQARAAGLVRGSLESLRALVRAAHPPVVYEPRATPARR; this is encoded by the coding sequence GTGACCGCGCGCTCTCCCGGGTCGTCGGGATCCGTCGCGGCCGTCGACCTCGGAGCCACGAGCGGCCGGGTCGTCGTCGGGCACGTCGGCCGGGACGAGCTCCGGCTGCAGCACGTGGCCCGGTTCCCGAACCGCCCGGTGGCGGTGCCGGAGGAGGACGGGCGCCTCGGGCTGCACTGGGACCTCCTCGGGCTGTGGACCGCGATCGGCGACGGGCTCGGCGAGGCCGTGCGGGCGGCTCCTGCGCTCGCCTCGATCGGGATCGACTCGTGGGCGGTGGACTACGGGCTCCTGCGGTCGGGGCGGCTCGTCGGGATGCCGTACCACTACCGCGACGAGCGGACGGCCCTCGGCGTGCGGGCCGCGCAGGAGTCGCTGTCGGCGAAGGAAGCGTACCGCCGGACGGGGCTCGCGCACCTGCCGTTCAACACGCTCTTCCAGCTCGTCGCCGACCGGGAGGCGGGCACCCTCGGGCTGGCCGACCGCGCCCTCCTCGTGCCGGATCTCCTCGGCCGCTGGCTGACCGGCGTCGACGCGACCGAGCGCACGAACGCCTCGACCACGGGGCTGCTGTCGGCCGTAACGCGGGACTGGGACCCGGTGCTGTTCGAGCGACTCGGCCTGCCCACGAGCCTCTTCGCGCCGCTCGTCGACCCCGGGACGACGATCGGCGGACTCCTGCCGGAGCTCGGACGCAGGATCGGCGTCGCCCGGGCCGTCCCCGTCACGACCGTCGGGTCGCACGACACGGCCTCGGCGGTCGTCGGCGTCCCGCTGGTCGACGAGGGCTCCGCTTACATCTCGAGCGGCACCTGGTCGCTGGTCGGCGTCGAACTCGACGCCCCGATCGTGACGGAGGACGCCCGGGCGGCGAACTTCACCAACGAGGGCGGGGTCGACGGGCGCGTGCGGTTCCTCAAGAACATCTCCGGGCTGTGGCTCCTGAGCGAGTCGATGCGCTTCTGGGACGACGCCGCGACGAACGACTCCGCGCGCAGCAGCGACCTCGCCTCGCTCCTGGCCGCCGCCGCCGAGGTCGCCGGGCCCGTGGCGGTCTTCGACGCGGCCGACGACCGGTTCACGCCCCCGGGCGACATCCCCGGCAGGATCCGGGAGTGGTGCGTCGAGCACTCGGTCCGGCCCCCCGAGACGCGCGCCGAGGTCGTGCGCAGCATCCTGGAGTCGCTGGCCGCCGCGTACGCCTCGACGCTCGACACCGCCGAGCGGCTGTCGGGACGGCGGATCACGACGGTCCACGTCGTCGGCGGCGGCTCGCTCAACGAGCTGCTCTGCCGCCTCACGGCCGACCGCTCCGGCCGCACGGTCCTCGCCGGCCCCGTCGAGGCGACGGCCATCGGGAACGTGCTCGTGCAGGCGCGGGCCGCCGGCCTCGTGCGGGGGAGCCTGGAGTCGCTCCGCGCGCTCGTCCGGGCGGCTCACCCGCCCGTCGTGTACGAGCCGCGGGCGACGCCCGCCCGGCGCTAG
- a CDS encoding NAD(P)/FAD-dependent oxidoreductase: MTVNGAVSFWFRGGGLPAQRPPLDGDETCDVAIVGAGFTGLWTAYYLSALDPALRILLLESRFAGYGASGRNGGWLTNSITGGREHYLREHGREAVGRFQLAANETVDEVIRVAAAEGIDADIVKGGELTVARTPAQLARLRAFAAAEAAWPEAGATLLSADESASRIRIAGTLGGLHHPHAARIQPAKLVRGLAEAVERRGVRIVEGTTVREIRPGAAVTDRGTVTARHILRATEGFTADLRGHHRDWVPLNSSMIVTEPLPASAWAELGWQGRDVVGDLAHVYMYAQRTADDRIALGGRGVPYRFGSRVDVDGATAPATVDALRRILAEMFPAASAARIDHAWSGVLGVPRDWRATVTLDARTGLGWAGGYVGTGVTSTNLAGRTLADLVLGRDTELTRLPWVGHRVRPWEVEPLRFAGVRGLYAAYRLADRQEDRGVSARTSPLALLADRVSGH, encoded by the coding sequence GTGACGGTCAACGGTGCGGTGTCGTTCTGGTTCCGGGGTGGCGGGCTGCCCGCCCAGCGCCCTCCGCTCGACGGCGACGAGACCTGCGATGTGGCGATCGTCGGAGCCGGGTTCACCGGCCTGTGGACCGCCTACTACCTGAGTGCGCTCGACCCGGCCCTGCGGATCCTGCTGCTCGAGAGCCGCTTCGCCGGCTACGGGGCGTCGGGCCGCAACGGCGGCTGGCTCACCAACAGCATCACGGGCGGGCGGGAGCACTACCTCCGCGAGCACGGCCGCGAGGCCGTCGGGCGCTTCCAGCTCGCGGCCAACGAGACGGTCGACGAGGTGATCCGGGTCGCCGCCGCCGAGGGGATCGACGCCGACATCGTCAAGGGCGGTGAGCTCACCGTGGCGCGGACCCCGGCGCAGCTCGCCCGGCTCCGCGCCTTCGCCGCGGCGGAGGCCGCCTGGCCGGAGGCGGGTGCGACGCTCCTCTCGGCCGACGAGTCGGCGAGCAGGATCCGCATCGCCGGCACCCTGGGCGGCCTCCACCACCCGCACGCCGCTCGCATCCAGCCGGCCAAGCTCGTCCGCGGTCTGGCCGAGGCCGTCGAGCGCCGCGGCGTCCGCATCGTCGAGGGCACGACGGTGCGCGAGATCCGGCCCGGAGCGGCGGTGACGGACAGGGGGACGGTCACGGCCCGCCACATCCTGCGCGCCACCGAGGGCTTCACGGCCGACCTCCGGGGGCACCACCGCGACTGGGTCCCGCTCAACTCGTCGATGATCGTGACCGAGCCGCTCCCCGCGAGTGCCTGGGCGGAGCTCGGCTGGCAGGGCCGCGACGTCGTCGGCGACCTGGCTCACGTCTACATGTACGCGCAGCGCACCGCGGACGACCGCATCGCGCTCGGCGGCCGCGGCGTGCCCTACCGCTTCGGGTCGCGGGTCGACGTCGACGGGGCGACGGCTCCGGCGACCGTCGACGCGCTCCGCAGGATTCTCGCCGAGATGTTCCCCGCCGCGAGCGCGGCCCGCATCGACCACGCCTGGTCGGGCGTGCTCGGCGTCCCCCGCGACTGGCGGGCGACCGTGACCCTCGATGCCCGGACCGGCCTCGGCTGGGCGGGTGGCTACGTCGGGACCGGCGTCACGTCGACGAACCTGGCGGGCCGGACGCTCGCCGACCTCGTCCTCGGCCGCGACACCGAGCTGACGCGCCTGCCCTGGGTCGGTCACCGCGTGAGGCCCTGGGAGGTCGAGCCGCTCCGCTTCGCCGGCGTCCGTGGCCTCTACGCGGCCTACCGGCTGGCCGATCGGCAGGAGGATCGGGGCGTCTCCGCCCGGACCTCGCCCCTCGCCCTCCTCGCCGATCGCGTGTCGGGCCACTGA
- a CDS encoding aldo/keto reductase translates to MKTMTLPNSTHDSSNIILGLMRIAPLTDDQIRALWGSARDLGINFFDHADVYGDTPHECERRFGDAVTLTSSERDDVVLQSKVGIRDGYWDFSTEHILESVDESLKALKTDHLDILLLHRPDILVEPDEVAAAFDALESAGKVKNFGVSNQMPLQVELLKRSVRQPLIVNQVQLSITHAPILAQGVAANMAGLDQSIDRDNQLVEYARINDIVLQAWSPFQKGFFDGVFLGDRENYGALNTALDELAAKYDVEPAAIAVAWITRHPANMQVVLGTTNVDHLRASAAGSDVPLTRPEWYRLFTAAGHQLP, encoded by the coding sequence ATGAAGACGATGACGTTGCCGAATTCCACCCACGACTCCTCGAACATCATCCTGGGCCTGATGCGCATCGCGCCGCTGACGGACGACCAGATCCGCGCCCTCTGGGGGAGCGCCCGCGACCTCGGGATCAACTTCTTCGACCACGCCGACGTCTACGGCGACACGCCGCACGAGTGCGAGCGCCGCTTCGGCGACGCCGTGACCCTGACGTCGTCCGAGCGCGACGACGTCGTTCTGCAGTCGAAGGTCGGGATCCGCGACGGCTACTGGGACTTCTCGACCGAGCACATCCTGGAGTCGGTCGACGAGTCGCTGAAGGCGCTGAAGACCGACCACCTCGACATCCTGCTGCTCCACCGCCCCGACATCCTGGTCGAGCCCGACGAGGTCGCCGCGGCGTTCGACGCCCTCGAATCGGCCGGCAAGGTGAAGAACTTCGGCGTCTCCAACCAGATGCCGCTCCAGGTCGAGCTGCTGAAGCGCTCCGTGCGACAGCCGCTCATCGTGAACCAGGTGCAGCTCAGCATCACGCACGCGCCGATCCTCGCGCAGGGCGTCGCCGCGAACATGGCCGGTCTCGACCAGTCGATCGACCGCGACAACCAGCTCGTCGAGTACGCCCGGATCAACGACATCGTGCTGCAGGCGTGGTCGCCGTTCCAGAAGGGCTTCTTCGACGGCGTGTTCCTCGGCGACCGCGAGAACTACGGCGCCCTCAACACGGCGCTCGACGAGCTCGCGGCGAAGTACGACGTCGAGCCGGCGGCCATCGCCGTCGCGTGGATCACGCGCCACCCCGCGAACATGCAGGTCGTGCTCGGCACCACGAACGTCGACCACCTCCGGGCGTCGGCGGCGGGCTCCGACGTGCCCCTGACCCGCCCGGAGTGGTACCGCCTCTTCACCGCCGCGGGTCACCAGCTCCCGTAG
- a CDS encoding alpha-hydroxy acid oxidase: MTQRQFPKPAELLEYMQFKKPQLDGKKRRLDAALTIDDLRSIAKRRTPKAAFDYTDGSAEGEISITRARQAFQDVEFHPQVLRDVANVDTTATVFGGTSALPFGIAPTGFTRLMQTEGEIAGAGAARAAGIPFSLSTLGTTSIEDVARANSGGRNWFQLYVMRDREVSYGLVERAAKAGFDTLLFTVDTPVAGARLRDKRNGFSIPPQLTPGTVLNAIPRPWWWIDFLTTPKLEFASLASTGGTVGDLLDSAMDPTISFDDLRVIRDMWPGKLVIKGVQNVDDARKFADFGVDGIVLSNHGGRQLDRAPIPFHLLPEVVREVGSDLDVVVDTGIMNGADIVASIALGASFTLVGRAYLYGLMAGGREGVDRMIAILSDQIVRTMKLLGAHSLEELTPAHVTQLERMAPRARSRS, encoded by the coding sequence GCCGGCCGAGCTCCTCGAGTACATGCAGTTCAAGAAGCCGCAGCTCGACGGAAAGAAGCGGCGTCTCGACGCGGCGCTCACGATCGACGACCTCCGTTCGATCGCGAAGCGACGCACCCCGAAGGCCGCCTTCGACTACACCGACGGCTCGGCCGAGGGCGAGATCTCGATCACGAGGGCCCGCCAGGCCTTCCAGGACGTCGAGTTCCACCCGCAGGTGCTCCGCGACGTGGCGAACGTCGACACGACCGCGACCGTGTTCGGCGGCACGTCGGCGCTGCCGTTCGGCATCGCCCCGACGGGCTTCACTCGCCTGATGCAGACCGAGGGCGAGATCGCGGGGGCAGGAGCCGCCCGCGCGGCCGGCATCCCCTTCTCGCTCTCCACCCTCGGCACGACCTCCATCGAGGACGTCGCCCGGGCCAACTCCGGCGGCCGCAACTGGTTCCAGCTCTACGTCATGCGCGACCGCGAGGTCTCCTACGGCCTCGTGGAGCGGGCTGCTAAGGCCGGCTTCGACACGCTCCTCTTCACGGTCGACACCCCCGTGGCCGGAGCCCGGCTCCGCGACAAGCGCAACGGGTTCTCGATCCCGCCGCAGCTCACTCCGGGCACCGTGCTCAACGCGATCCCGCGACCGTGGTGGTGGATCGACTTCCTCACGACGCCCAAGCTCGAGTTCGCCTCGCTGGCCTCGACCGGCGGGACGGTGGGCGACCTCCTCGACTCGGCCATGGACCCGACCATCAGCTTCGACGACCTGCGGGTGATCCGCGACATGTGGCCGGGCAAGCTCGTCATCAAGGGCGTGCAGAACGTCGACGACGCCCGGAAGTTCGCCGACTTCGGGGTCGACGGCATCGTCCTGTCCAACCACGGCGGCCGCCAGCTCGACCGCGCGCCCATCCCGTTCCACCTGCTGCCGGAGGTCGTGCGCGAGGTCGGCTCCGACCTCGACGTCGTCGTCGACACGGGCATCATGAACGGCGCCGACATCGTCGCGTCGATCGCGCTCGGCGCGAGCTTCACCCTGGTCGGGCGCGCGTACCTCTACGGCCTCATGGCCGGCGGACGCGAGGGGGTCGACCGGATGATCGCGATCCTCTCCGACCAGATCGTCCGCACGATGAAGCTGCTCGGGGCGCACTCCCTCGAGGAGCTGACGCCCGCGCACGTGACGCAGCTCGAGCGCATGGCGCCGCGCGCTCGCTCGCGCAGCTAG
- a CDS encoding bifunctional aldolase/short-chain dehydrogenase yields MTDTTTTTASADLIARSNRLGADPRTTNYAGGNTSAKGPGIDPVTGEEVELLWVKGSGGDLGTLTEKGLAVLRLDRLRALRDVYPGVEREDEMVAAFDYVLHGAGGAAPSIDTAMHGLVDARHVDHLHPDSGIALATSADGEALTSTIFGDRVVWVPWRRPGWQLGEDIAAIRAANPQAIGTILGGHGITAWGDTSDEAEANSLSIIAAAAAYIEKHGRPEPFGPALDGFAALPQESRRERAAALAPAMRGLVSTDRAQVGHFSDAPEVLEFLSSAEHPRLAALGTSCPDHFLRTKVKPLLLDLPPTATVEESIARLRELHGEYRADYQAYYDRHATPESPAIRGGDPAIVLVPGVGMFSYGADKQTARVAGEFYLNAINVMRGAEAISSYAPIDESEKFRIEYWALEEAKLARRPAPKPLATRIALVTGAASGIGKAIATRLAAEGACVVIADLDLEKARAAAAELGSSDVAIGVRANVTSEDDIAAAIQEALLAFGGLDLVVNNAGLSLSKSLLETTVADWDLQHDVMAKGSFLVSRAAARVLIDQDLGGDIVYISSKNSVFAGPNNIAYSATKADQAHQVRLLAAELGEYGVRVNGINPDGVVRGSGIFAGGWGAKRAAVYGVPEEELGAYYAQRTLLKREVLPENVANAVFVLTAGDLSHTTGLHIPVDAGVAAAFLR; encoded by the coding sequence ATGACGGACACCACCACGACCACCGCCAGCGCCGACCTGATCGCCCGCTCCAATCGCCTCGGCGCGGATCCGCGCACCACGAACTACGCCGGCGGCAACACGTCCGCCAAGGGCCCGGGGATCGACCCGGTGACCGGCGAGGAGGTCGAGCTGCTCTGGGTCAAGGGCTCCGGCGGCGACCTCGGCACGCTGACCGAGAAGGGGCTGGCCGTCCTGCGGCTCGACCGCCTCCGCGCGCTCCGCGACGTCTACCCCGGCGTCGAGCGCGAGGACGAGATGGTCGCGGCTTTCGACTACGTCCTCCACGGCGCCGGAGGCGCGGCCCCGTCGATCGACACGGCCATGCACGGCCTCGTCGACGCGCGCCACGTCGACCACCTGCACCCCGACTCCGGCATCGCCCTCGCGACGAGCGCCGACGGGGAGGCGCTGACGTCGACGATCTTCGGCGACCGCGTCGTCTGGGTGCCGTGGCGGCGCCCCGGCTGGCAGCTCGGCGAGGACATCGCCGCGATCCGGGCCGCGAACCCGCAGGCGATCGGGACGATCCTCGGCGGGCACGGCATCACCGCCTGGGGCGACACCTCCGACGAGGCGGAGGCCAACTCCCTCTCCATCATCGCCGCGGCCGCCGCCTACATCGAGAAGCACGGTCGACCGGAGCCGTTCGGCCCGGCCCTCGACGGCTTCGCCGCGCTCCCGCAGGAGTCACGGCGCGAGCGGGCGGCGGCCCTCGCCCCCGCGATGCGCGGCCTCGTCTCCACGGACAGGGCTCAGGTCGGGCACTTCTCCGACGCCCCCGAGGTCCTCGAGTTCCTGTCGAGCGCCGAGCACCCGCGTCTCGCGGCCCTGGGGACGAGCTGCCCCGACCACTTCCTGCGGACGAAGGTGAAGCCGCTCCTGCTCGACCTGCCGCCGACGGCCACCGTCGAGGAGTCGATCGCTCGGCTCCGGGAGCTCCACGGCGAGTACCGCGCCGACTACCAGGCCTACTACGACCGGCACGCGACGCCCGAGTCGCCCGCGATCCGCGGCGGCGACCCCGCGATCGTGCTCGTCCCGGGCGTGGGGATGTTCTCCTACGGGGCGGACAAGCAGACCGCGCGCGTGGCGGGGGAGTTCTACCTCAACGCCATCAACGTCATGCGCGGTGCGGAGGCGATCTCCTCGTACGCACCGATCGACGAGAGCGAGAAGTTCCGCATCGAGTACTGGGCTCTGGAGGAGGCGAAGCTCGCCCGGCGTCCTGCGCCGAAGCCGCTCGCCACGCGCATCGCCCTCGTCACGGGCGCCGCCTCGGGCATCGGCAAGGCCATCGCGACCCGGCTCGCGGCGGAGGGCGCCTGCGTCGTCATCGCCGACCTCGACCTCGAGAAGGCGCGGGCCGCCGCTGCGGAGCTCGGCTCCTCGGACGTCGCGATCGGCGTGAGAGCGAACGTGACGAGCGAGGACGACATCGCCGCGGCGATCCAGGAGGCCCTCCTCGCCTTCGGCGGCCTCGACCTCGTCGTCAACAACGCCGGGCTGAGCCTGTCGAAGTCGCTCCTCGAGACGACGGTCGCCGACTGGGACCTCCAGCACGACGTGATGGCGAAGGGGTCGTTCCTCGTGAGCCGCGCCGCCGCGCGCGTCCTCATCGATCAGGACCTCGGCGGCGACATCGTCTACATCTCGTCGAAGAACTCGGTGTTCGCCGGGCCCAACAACATCGCCTACTCGGCGACGAAGGCCGACCAGGCGCACCAGGTGCGGCTGCTCGCGGCCGAGCTCGGGGAGTACGGCGTGCGCGTCAACGGGATCAACCCCGACGGCGTCGTCCGCGGCTCCGGCATCTTCGCCGGCGGCTGGGGCGCCAAGCGCGCGGCCGTCTACGGGGTGCCGGAGGAGGAGCTCGGCGCCTACTACGCGCAGCGCACGCTGCTGAAGCGCGAGGTGCTGCCCGAGAACGTCGCCAACGCCGTCTTCGTCCTCACCGCCGGCGACCTGTCGCACACGACCGGGCTCCACATCCCGGTCGACGCGGGGGTCGCAGCGGCCTTCCTGCGGTGA
- a CDS encoding LacI family DNA-binding transcriptional regulator — protein MSTISVRDVAALAGVSVGTVSNVLNRPDKVSEGTVRRVQDAIDSLGFIRNDAARQLRAGRSHSFGLIVLDAGNPFFSDLARGAEDRAAEEGLSVLLGNSGDDLDREAAYIDLFEQQRVSGVLLSPIGDRVGRLERLRSRGIAAVLVDRAVDGSAFSSVSVDDVAGGRIAATHLLDIGRRRLAFVGGPSTTAQVADRLDGAQDAVGRVTGATLEILPTAALTVLEGRSAGEAIAARPRSDRPDAIFCANDLVAVGVLQGLGILGGVEVPGEIALIGYDDIAFAQATVVPLSSVRQPAELIGRTGLELLLAESVEGWAGEPQRVVYQPELVVRGSTVSDAGR, from the coding sequence GTGTCCACCATCAGCGTGCGCGACGTGGCGGCCCTCGCGGGCGTCTCGGTCGGGACCGTCTCCAACGTCCTCAACCGCCCCGACAAGGTGTCCGAGGGTACGGTCCGTCGCGTGCAGGACGCCATCGACTCGCTCGGCTTCATCCGCAACGACGCCGCGCGCCAGCTCCGTGCCGGCCGGAGCCACAGCTTCGGCCTCATCGTCCTCGACGCCGGCAACCCGTTCTTCTCCGATCTGGCGCGCGGCGCCGAGGATCGCGCCGCCGAGGAGGGCCTGAGCGTCCTCCTCGGGAACAGCGGCGACGACCTCGACCGCGAGGCCGCCTACATCGACCTGTTCGAGCAGCAGCGCGTCAGCGGCGTCCTCCTCTCCCCGATCGGCGACCGGGTCGGCCGACTGGAGCGGCTCCGCAGCCGCGGGATCGCGGCCGTCCTCGTCGACCGCGCCGTCGACGGGTCGGCGTTCTCGTCCGTGTCGGTCGACGACGTCGCGGGCGGCCGGATCGCCGCGACGCACCTCCTCGACATCGGCCGCCGCCGGCTGGCCTTCGTCGGCGGCCCGAGCACGACCGCCCAGGTCGCCGACCGGCTCGACGGCGCGCAGGATGCGGTGGGCCGCGTGACCGGGGCGACCCTCGAGATCCTGCCCACCGCCGCCCTCACCGTGCTCGAGGGCCGAAGCGCCGGAGAGGCGATCGCGGCCCGCCCCCGGTCCGACCGGCCCGACGCGATCTTCTGCGCCAACGACCTCGTGGCGGTGGGCGTGCTGCAGGGCCTCGGGATCCTCGGCGGCGTCGAGGTGCCGGGCGAGATCGCCCTGATCGGCTACGACGACATCGCCTTCGCGCAGGCGACGGTCGTGCCGCTGTCGTCGGTGCGGCAGCCGGCCGAGCTGATCGGTCGGACGGGGCTGGAGCTCCTGCTGGCCGAATCGGTCGAGGGGTGGGCGGGCGAGCCGCAGCGGGTGGTGTACCAGCCGGAGCTGGTCGTGCGGGGGTCGACCGTGTCCGACGCCGGGCGCTGA